agatcttatacgatgctgtatgttcagttgccgacacagtcggaaaagctaaaaaaacgcgacacgacgggtccaaactaaaacaaacaagagggccatgatggccctgtatcgctcaactgtttttttctttgagaaaaaaacgtgtaatgcgcatgggttgaaatgtactcaagcatgtgactttctttTTCTATCCCTCGTctcactgggcgcttaaagttggaagggtgagcatttttatgtatagaaaaagttactaccgtgttaactaaacatactaaaaagcccgggaattgttgcacaggccctttgcttataacgtaggtacatttatctctccaaaagatagtgtcgttctttctatttcacatatttttagatgctgaagatcaaatctacgtatttgatttgaaacagattcacaagacccataggaatcaaaatgccttaaccctttaccaaacaacacattttggactttcccaatttgaaagaggttgcagacgtcaattgaattaaaatgaaatatgaaggaaatgatcaggtagggtagaaataattgtgataaaaggagaaattgctcatcaacccacacatccctaagatcaacaggcctgagaatattatgataatctaaagataatttctttatatttataaatgtatttaattaagtattgcatttgacttctaagatcaattcataacttatattaagaaaattataaaatggtcagaaatatatatggattgttgagcaatcgacaatcatttcaacaattcaacatgagtcacgattcacaaatggaacaatgaatcattagttattaaaaaacagcatatacgatagttaaaaACATTgtacttcattaatttcaacaccttctcttggatacaaagtttgagtttaccgggcagtatcatatattgactttccttgaaataattatgttcatggaagttgtgtttttaaaatcaataatatattattaaactggttttaacactacaaaaaagacatgaaattaacatgtcatccaaaatattttcatccggatatatggtcactttcgacatatttaaataaaacccgacttttttcaatttataagaaaaacattcataacacatgttcttacttcaatgcctttgtaagcagtcaccatctgacctaaaatggcactaaatgacagggttttatctcatgtttacaagatgttgatgtcgttgttggtcacagccaaacggccgcagtaatctccactggtaaacgtcatatgttcagttttgtgacccccggggccgggtcaaatttgagcccaggggaataatttgaacaaatttggaagaggactattagatatcacaacataccaaatttagtagccataGGCTCTATAAtaaagaacaagaagatttttaaagtttgcacaaaataggccttatttaagcatatgttcatttttgtgacccctgggacaaggtcaaatttgttcctaggggcataatttgaacaaactaagtagagaactattagatgtcactacctaccgaatttggtagaaataggcccaatggttatggacaagaagatttttaaagtttgcacaaaataggccttatataagcaaattttcaatttgtttaacccccgtggcagggtcaaatttgaccccaggggtataatttgaataaacttggtagaggactataagatgtcactacatggcaaatttggtagccctaggcccaatggttatggacaagaagatttttaaagtttgcacaaaataggccttatataagcaaattttcaatttgttaacccccggggcagggtcaaatttgaccctaggggcataatttgaacaaatttggtagaggaaaataagatgtcactacataccaaatttggtagccctacgccatacggttatggacaagaaaatttttaaagtttgcacaaataggccttatataagcaaatttttaatgtttagaccacccggggcagggtaaaatttaaccccaggggcataatttgaacaaacttggtagaggactataagatgtcactacatagcaaatttggtagtcctaggccccatggttacggacaagaagatttgtaaagtttgcacaaaataggccttatataagcaaattttcattttttgaccccccggggcagggtcaaatttgaccccaggggcataatttgaacaaacttggtagaggactataagatgtcacttcattccaaatttggtagccgtaggcctagtggttatggacgagaagatttataaagtttgcacaaaataggccttatataagcaaatttcaattttttgacccccggggcagggccaaatttgatcccaggagcataagttgaacaaatttgaaagaggttcaccacaggaacattcctgagaaatttcatcagatttggaccagtagtttaggagaagaagatgtttaaagaaaaagttaacgcacgggcgcacggacgcacacacgacggacacaggaccatgacataagccccgctggcctttggccagtggagctaaaaacaacaacattgaacgagtggaagggacaattctcgtggctaatcgttgaaaagattgaaggggagacccgttttaattgtgaaatatgtacaaattcatcgaaggcatgcaatctaagcacagtttgggcatatgaaggtatttgaaaaataaaattgaagaatACTGAATaaacactgttgaactcgtataaataaagttgctagtatgtttattttgaattttagcatgaaaataaccattattatttatttttaggttttTAGAAAAGTAAAGAATAATTTTCAAAACTTAGTAGttacgttaagaataaaatttcagagttaagaattctttttgaaaatccggtagtaacgttaagaatttcacaaaaccttatctggagctctgtatcaACCAGTTCAATGTTCCACAATACCTGGAGAGATGTGTACATTGGTGATGCTCCGCGATCTGTATTGTCGTCAGGGACGACTTCATAATGAACACTTATGACGTCATGCCTCTCtgtaaatggaaaaaaacacctaCTCGTACACAGTTTATCATAATTTTCTAACTTATGTATATATAGAGTAATGCGAAAGAAAATCTACagcaacaaataatttttttaaagcatgttttGTTTGAGTATGTATGGTGGCATAATGCATGCAGTTAGATGTGTACGGTTTTCTAAGAGAACGCATTTTGTACTGCGCtataaaatgtaaaagaaacagcCATGCGCTGGAATGTTACCGCTAATGAAACAAGCATATACCCAGTCCGATCATATAGAAATGCTAGCGTTCGATCATTGCATGAGTAAATCTCCGATTGTTCTTCGTCCACAAGTACGAAATTTTGGGACGATACTAAGTGTTTCGGCATAAAGTCATAGAACTTTTATATTATTGACTTCAAGGGTCCTAAGCTATTGAGAGGTAGGAATGCTTATAACGAGACGACAcgtttttttaagcaaaaaatagCAAGTCCATGTTTTCACATGACCCGAGCGTATTTTTCCTTTTTCAACAGGTTTAATTAATTATCTTGCAATATTCAGTAGATATTCGAAGAAAGAAAGAGAACTGATTAAATTTAGAAAAACTCCAACTCTATTCACCACCGGGAAACCTAACTTTTAAAACTTGTAATACGATTATCCAatcaaaattttataaaataatttaatataaattacataatttCTATATTAATTACATGTCTTAAGGAAAAAAACATATTGAGCAGATATCAAGATGTGTGTGTTGTTTGGGTAACTGGCTGGGAAAGGTTATTTAGAAGCAATTTGGTTTTTAAAAGGCGACAAAACCTCTTTACAACAAGCCAAAAAGTCCTCGCAATACATGTTTACCAAATGGACCAAATTGTTATCCTAATTtcaagtatacatgtatttagtgCATTGATTGGCTAACAAAATGTAAATGgaataataattaaatgtaatGAATCAGAGTTTGAATGTTAAGCGTAGCAATTGGTTACAGGAACTTATAGTGTGTGATCAAATGAAGGAACAGCGCTTTACATAAACTGTAATCATCAAATAcggaaaatatatttaatataatcaattaacttgaataaattaccTTCCTCTTGAGACACGTGTTCTACGCGACTGGAACACACAACAGCATGTAGAAAAGGAAATCACTTGTTCATTTGACATTGTCTTTATGTCACATAAACAAGTTTTCTTTATTGTTATTGCACGCATGAATCACCAGTTATAAATAACCAACTAAAATGAAATCCTGCACTGACGTAAATATTGTGTAAACAAAGGGTATGTCCAAATGTAAAATAGATAAGTTTTGTTATAAAGAgaccttttaacgttttggttaattgaaaaatagggtcagtggttcgaaccatgttgagtatttatttattgattttatttctgtttttttgCTCGAGTTAGTTCgttccaatgtttatattttgctATTTAATATAACGCattaatgacaaacgtcaatatatgaaaaaatctgtgaaaaggcccctttaagcaaacTTAATATCTAGTTACATCTAAACTCAACTTATATTTGGCATATAACAATTATGTTCATCAACACTGTTTATACATATCAATTGTGTATAGCATAACAATGTTGTGTGTACATAACAATGGTGTTCATATATAACAATTAtctttatacacaataatatTGCTTATACATAACAATactatttataaatatgtgtaaatgataaaatatagGTGTATGTTACGAATTGCTATTGAAAgcaatcaaattttataaaagtacATGCAATACGACATTTCTGCTTGTAATGCAAAGACATGTACATGCTTTGTAAATTAAATGACATCCTTCCCATGCATATCACTCGTGCATATTCGCAAACAAATACATAGTTTGAACAATAAGTCAACAGAAACGGAATGAGTCATGCGACTTTGATGAATGAAATACTATCATAACAAATGCGTTCGTCTCCGCAACACGTGTGGATGGATATTTAAAGGTGAGCGTTATACAAGAGGTAACTATTTCAATAAAATGGAATGGGAACAAATGCAGGGGTTCAACGTATAGTACGTTTTAAAGAATTAAATGTTGAAAGACTACTTTTTAAGCGAGTCAAACgtcatatttttatttcctttaaGCATACCATAATATTGTTGGGAGCTTTCCTTGTAGAAACCAGTACCATTCACGAAGACAAATTTGCGTGCAAGGCATTGTCTACCGTAGAACACAATAAGACTCAATTTGTTTAGGCATATGAAGTAAAATGCAATTCATAATATCAAACACGCGCAGACCACCAAATGTGAAGGAAAAGGGTTTGATGTATATGTTAAAGGCAAAAACAGTATGCACACGAGTTGGAAATCAAATTTACTGCTGTCTATGCATGCAAATCCCAAATACTTACGGCGTATCTTGAAGTTGGGCGTTAGCTAAacattaatcaaagcgctgtaaggcgctgaaggcctggggctagattagtgtgacgtaaaatgcatttaggatgttttgtccgaatttatacggattgaccctagcggttgagtgcagaagctcagagacagtaagaaaaatcaatatttgtgtatatactgcAGTGTACATAGGCGGttgaggacaacacgatactggttgtgggaacgataaccttttgttcaactttACAGATCTGGTAAatgttcgtctacataggcgttgaagatatacaacaacaacaacatggccgcaaaatcAATGTTATTGTtagcgtcaaataaatcactttcaatagcctaaaataacTCTAATACATAATtcacagatcaggaaaacactcatacttcctgtgtaatgtgtatacaaataaAATCCACTTGAGCcgaagtctcactattgccggtagagccccggtccatcctgGTTTGACGGCGACCGGCGAGAAACGGGATgattcttagattttttttaacgcagtcactaTTTCcagtgccgccccggttgaagccggtcaacagcccgacAGAGTCTCGGTCAATCCGGACTGGCTACGGTGTaacccggtgaagccccggcagagccccggttgtcgccggtagtgccccgggtGAGCCACGGTGAAAGCTGGCAGCGTCCCGGCTTAGCCCCGGTTGtagccggtagtgccccggttgagccccggtgaaagccggcagcgtcccggcagatccccggtataccgtaacacagCCGGCACTCATCGGCAGAgagccggtttacttatgtaccgtagctatatcGGGACTCtatcggcattcaccggggcgttgtcgtagctctgccggggtctgtatgggccccggcgGAGCTATGGTGCCGTCTCGGTTGTTCCCgatgccgtcccggttgttcccgatgcCGCGCTTTTCGTTGTCGGTCCTTCCCGTTGACTCCCgattcatcccggaggtattaaacatttaaatactttcccggtgaagccccggttttccccggttcatcccggtagatcccgtgATTTTTTAAGGATGAGTTTAGTTGTTGACACATAGCTTCATAACTAAACTATATGGTAACTTGCTGAAAGTATTCTAGCACATATTTGTCATATGCACATAGAACTGTTCTACCAATGTTTTACTACGTATAAACAATTTTAAGCTAAGTCAAAACATGAGCAAAGCATATTTAACTATATTTCTCCCTAAAgcttaataaatattatatattcttGTTAGAATTGACATAACTttgaaataatcgttatatatCGGTTGTTTAACGAACGTTAGTCGCTCTTATAAGACCATGTTTATATTCCAATCTATCCGAACTCTTTATAGTTGTTTattgacatataaataaaaacatcgaATCATATGTATGTAGTTAAAGCaagttttgcaacattttttCATTATTCAATGTTGTACATTAGGTGTTTGTGGTTTCATAGAACATGCATATAAAGTATGGTTacttatttgtattaaaacacctACATACACGTTCACATGTTAACTCTAAAAATAAAACCCTGAGtacatttacatgtttttgtatttttgattATTCATTAATTAGTCTCTATTATAACGTACAACTTACCAACGGATAGGCGTTTACGCTGTACACATATCACGGCAATGAGGATTGCTATGACGATGATCAACGCAGACACTGCGCACGCAACAGCAATAATTACGATTTGAAATCCGTCGTTCGAAGCACTTGGAGTCAAGACACTTGTGtctacaaaaataaacaagaaattctaattattgatttcattatATTTAAGGAGAAAAGCAATCGAGGAATACTAAAATATAGTATATATTTGGCAAA
This is a stretch of genomic DNA from Dreissena polymorpha isolate Duluth1 chromosome 7, UMN_Dpol_1.0, whole genome shotgun sequence. It encodes these proteins:
- the LOC127839405 gene encoding uncharacterized protein LOC127839405 — its product is MDTSVLTPSASNDGFQIVIIAVACAVSALIIVIAILIAVICVQRKRLSVANAQLQDTPRVEHVSQEEERHDVISVHYEVVPDDNTDRGASPMYTSLQTNQQVAEIHLYTGLRESRPLSQETSTYYSVAEQGNDVPGETNTQSHDKIYYNVASHRIHI